A genomic segment from Torulaspora delbrueckii CBS 1146 chromosome 3, complete genome encodes:
- the RPN11 gene encoding proteasome regulatory particle lid subunit RPN11 (similar to Saccharomyces cerevisiae RPN11 (YFR004W); ancestral locus Anc_8.96): MERLQRLMMNSKAGMTDANRDDTKETVYISSIALLKMLKHGRAGVPMEVMGLMLGEFVDDYTVNVVDVFAMPQSGTGVSVEAVDDVFQAKMMDMLKQTGRNQMVVGWYHSHPGFGCWLSSVDVNTQKSFEQLNSRAVAVVVDPIQSVKGKVVIDAFRLIDTGALINNQEPRQTTSNAGLLNKANIQALIHGLNRHYYSLNIDYHKTPTETKMLMNLHKEQWQSGLKMYDYKEKEQENLEATQKLVKIAEQYSKRVEEEKELTEEQLKTRYVGKQDPKKHLAETSDAVLENNIVSLLTASVNSVAIK; the protein is encoded by the coding sequence ATGGAAAGGCTGCAGAGACTTATGATGAACAGCAAAGCTGGTATGACGGACGCAAATCGTGATGATACTAAGGAAACGGTTTACATCTCATCAATAGCATTActgaagatgttgaaacaCGGGAGAGCCGGTGTTCCAATGGAGGTGATGGGTCTAATGCTCGGGGAATTTGTGGACGATTATACGGTTAACGTTGTGGATGTCTTTGCGATGCCTCAATCTGGTACTGGTGTCTCTGTTGAAGCAGTCGATGATGTTTTCCAGGCTAAGATGATGGATATGTTGAAACAAACTGGTAGAAACCAGATGGTCGTTGGATGGTACCATTCTCACCCTGGTTTTGGGTGTTGGCTGTCGTCCGTGGATGTTAATACGCAGAAATCATTCGAACAATTGAACAGTAGAGCTGTAGCTGTGGTGGTAGACCCTATCCAATCTGTTAAGGGCAAAGTGGTTATTGATGCTTTCAGATTGATTGATACGGGAGCTTTAATAAATAATCAAGAACCAAGACAAACGACATCGAATGCAGGTCTTCTGAATAAGGCTAATATCCAGGCATTGATACATGGTTTGAACAGACATTACTATTCATTGAACATAGATTATCACAAGACACCAACAGAAACTAAGATGCTCATGAATCTGCACAAGGAGCAATGGCAATCTGGGTTAAAAATGTACGAttacaaggaaaaggaGCAGGAGAATTTGGAGGCTACTCAGAAACTAGTTAAGATTGCAGAACAATATTCCAAAAGagtcgaagaagagaaggaattgactgaagaacaattgaagacTCGTTATGTCGGTAAGCAGGATCCTAAGAAGCATTTGGCTGAAACTTCTGATGCAGTATTGGAAAATAACATTGTATCTCTGTTGACCGCCAGTGTTAACTCTGTGGCTATTAAATAG
- the SAD1 gene encoding mRNA splicing protein SAD1 (similar to Saccharomyces cerevisiae SAD1 (YFR005C); ancestral locus Anc_8.97): protein MQPENRGRRLSTKGDSNVKRVKVNEPSYAFLETVNRKKLDFDAEKACSVTLSTLNVYCCLVCGKYLQGRRANSPAFLHSVNDNHHVFVDFITLKFYLLPDGIEIEDNGRIQLLNSIRYAIRPQFTKNEISQFPTGCQDLNDNTYFNGFIGVNNSARNKSVNVVLLALAHLRPLRDYCLLAKIDQEDEFTRRLALFIRKIWSVKLFKQHVSVDEFLAFVTVNDKRSAKNLNDPRKCLLWLLECIQTSAPKLKSILSEACQGKVLVTKTGVKVIYDEDENVKDFTREKSSKSTSVPFWSLTLDLPPRPLFKGQINVNDLPQVRLEDLMCKFNGIKEKQMSHHIMQYKILKLPKYLVLHVDRFDSTDAQPVKNRNHTLVEFPLTMKVEGSTYKLLANIVHQVSRTAGTTRVEKDDQSNWIIQLYNSAIDQWVEIDGSNVRTKDKELLFLNEIYIQIWELETA from the coding sequence ATGCAGCCTGAGAACAGGGGACGTCGGCTGAGTACAAAGGGGGATTCCAATGTCAAGAGAGTAAAGGTGAATGAGCCCTCATATGCATTCTTAGAAACCGTAAACAGAAAGAAGCTAGATTTTGATGCTGAAAAAGCTTGTAGTGTCACTCTATCCACTTTGAACGTTTATTGCTGCTTAGTGTGCGGTAAGTATTTACAAGGCCGTCGAGCAAATTCACCAGCATTTCTGCATTCTGTCAATGACAACCACCATGTATTTGTGGACTTTATAACTTTGAAGTTCTATCTTTTACCTGATGGTAtagagattgaagataaTGGAAGAATTCAACTTCTCAATTCGATACGTTACGCCATCAGACCACAGTTTACAAAGAACGAGATTTCCCAATTCCCGACAGGATGTCAGGATTTGAACGATAACACTTACTTCAACGGGTTTATAGGAGTTAACAATTCCGCCAGAAACAAAAGTGTCAATGTTGTACTCTTAGCACTAGCACACCTTCGACCCTTGAGAGATTATTGCTTACTTGCCAAGATCGACCAGGAAGACGAGTTCACAAGAAGACTAGCTCTCTTTATTAGAAAAATATGGTCAGTCAAACTATTCAAGCAGCATGTTTCAGTGGACGAATTTCTGGCCTTTGTTACAGTGAATGATAAAAGGAGTGCCAAGAATTTAAATGATCCAAGAAAATGTCTCCTATGGCTTTTAGAATGTATTCAAACAAGCGcaccaaagttgaaaagtaTACTATCAGAAGCTTGTCAGGGGAAAGTTCTGGTGACGAAGACTGGCGTGAAAGTCATttacgatgaagacgaaAACGTCAAGGATTTCACACGAGAGAAGTCTTCTAAAAGCACTAGTGTTCCCTTTTGGAGTTTGACCCTTGATCTGCCGCCCAGACCACTTTTTAAAGGACAAATTAACGTGAATGACTTACCTCAAGTGCGTTTGGAAGACCTTATGTGTAAGTTTAACGGCATCAAGGAGAAGCAAATGTCGCACCACATTATGCAATATAAAATATTAAAGCTTCCAAAGTACTTAGTACTACATGTTGACAGGTTTGATAGTACCGATGCGCAGCCTGTCAAAAACAGAAATCATACCTTGGTGGAGTTTCCATTGACCATGAAAGTAGAGGGATCTACTTACAAATTGTTGGCAAATATAGTACATCAAGTTTCAAGAACTGCCGGCACCACGCGTGTGGAAAAGGATGACCAAAGCAATTGGATTATTCAACTGTATAACTCAGCCATAGACCAATGGGTTGAAATCGATGGTAGTAATGTTCGTACCAAGGACAAAGAActtctgttcttgaacGAGATTTACATCCAAATATGGGAATTAGAAACCGCCTAA
- the TDEL0C01270 gene encoding putative Xaa-Pro dipeptidase (similar to Saccharomyces cerevisiae YFR006W; ancestral locus Anc_8.98) — MSFPLVVGLILGCSVCLFSFRKHKSFYSLPICKTEINKLCEKPSRMDREIADANEIPIALKGHKYPAKMHNLNVKKHLLKRNQKLSTESTAVFIVGEELEGVKYCDITKEFRQDRYFYYLSGVNIPGCSLLYNFVSDKLTLFLPNVDWDDVIWSGLPLSIEGALKEFDVDEVYHSDKLEEVFDKELRGYTIFTTDLDNVHSEKLREKLTPSAEEFFYALDESRIIKDWFEIETIRKACNISDKCHLAVMQALPIELNEVQIQAEFSYHATRQGARSMGYDPICCSGPACGTLHYVKNSEDLAYKSSILIDAGAEWKNYTSDVTRCFPISGRFTKEHRDIYETVRDMQNQVMEKIKPGASWESLHILSHKVLIKNLRRLGIFKKEFSEEEIFERKASCGFYPHGLGHLLGLDVHDVGGQPNYEDADPYFRYLRLRRQLEQNMVVTNEPGCYFNVFLIKEFLEKFPERAEVVDKQVLKKYMYIGGVRIEDDILVTANGYENLNKITSDPDEIEKIVSNGLSRKRSEFHVVV; from the coding sequence ATGTCTTTTCCTCTGGTGGTTGGCCTTATTTTAGGTTGTTCAGTGTGTCTCTTCTCCTTCAGGAAGCACAAGAGTTTCTATTCATTGCCTATCTGTAAAACCGAGATAAACAAGTTGTGTGAAAAACCATCCAGGATGGACCGTGAAATAGCTGATGCCAATGAAATACCAATCGCCCTGAAGGGTCATAAATATCCGGCAAAGATGCACAACTTGAACGTCAAGAAACATTTACTAAAAAGAAACCAGAAGTTATCCACTGAATCGACAGCCGTTTTCATCGTTGGAGAAGAATTAGAAGGCGTCAAATACTGTGATATCACCAAGGAATTTAGGCAAGATCGTTACTTCTACTATCTTTCTGGTGTCAACATTCCTGGTTGTTCACTACTGTACAACTTCGTTAGCGATAAGCTAACCTTATTTCTGCCAAATGTTGATTGGGACGACGTAATTTGGAGTGGCTTACCTTTGAGTATTGAGGGTGCTCTCAAGGAATTTGATGTAGATGAAGTTTATCATTCTGATAAACTTGAAGAGGTTTTTGATAAGGAACTTCGTGGCTATACTATTTTCACCACAGATCTGGACAATGTTCATAGCGAAAAACTGAGAGAGAAATTGACTCCATCGGCAGAAGAGTTCTTTTACGCCCTGGACGAATCTAGAATTATTAAGGATTGGTTTGAGATCGAGACAATTAGAAAAGCTTGCAACATATCTGATAAATGTCATTTAGCAGTCATGCAGGCACTTCCAATTGAATTAAATGAAGTTCAGATACAGGCTGAATTCTCGTATCACGCCACCCGTCAAGGTGCGCGTTCCATGGGTTACGATCCTATCTGCTGCTCGGGACCGGCATGTGGGACTTTGCACTACgtcaaaaattcagagGATCTGGCTTATAAGTCTTCCATCCTGATCGATGCAGGTGCTGAGTGGAAAAACTACACAAGCGATGTGACAAGGTGCTTCCCAATTTCGGGGAGATTTACTAAGGAGCATCGTGATATTTACGAAACTGTCCGTGATATGCAGAATCAAGTCatggaaaaaatcaaacCTGGCGCTTCATGGGAGAGCCTTCATATTCTTTCTCACAAAGTGcttatcaagaatttaaGAAGACTGGGTATTTTTAAGAAAGAATTctcagaagaagagatctttgaGAGAAAGGCCTCATGCGGTTTCTATCCCCACGGGCTTGGTCACCTCCTCGGATTGGACGTTCATGACGTGGGTGGGCAGCCCAATTACGAGGATGCGGACCCCTACTTCAGGTACCTCAGATTGCGTCGCCaacttgaacaaaacaTGGTGGTCACGAACGAGCCTGGCTGTTATTTCAACGTGTTTTTGATTAAAGAGTTTCTGGAGAAATTTCCAGAGAGAGCAGAAGTGGTGGATAAGCAAGTCCTCAAGAAATACATGTACATTGGTGGAGTTCGTATCGAGGACGATATCCTCGTCACAGCTAACGGATATGAGAACTTGAATAAGATCACTAGCGATCCAGATGAAATCGAGAAAATTGTTTCGAACGGTTTGTCGAGGAAGCGCTCCGAATTTCACGTCGTAGTATAA
- the TDEL0C01280 gene encoding uncharacterized protein (similar to Saccharomyces cerevisiae YPR003C; ancestral locus Anc_8.99) produces MSSSHLLSKGEAFSRPNSTGSNYSAINPNSFADGTRRVLDRQVNHQRVDSVLSNASKMNSRRLDHAVIDSKPSFRDVLPYYLPCFSWIPEYTWSKFMGDLVAGITLASFQIPLALSYATSLAHVEPLCGLYSLAFTPFIYAIFGSVPQMIVGPESAISLVVGQAVEKLRAHNHEISTMSISVLVTFISGMFLFVFGICRFGFLGNVLSRALLRGFISSVGVVMIVNSLISELKLHKLLLETKGHFHTPFQKIRFIIKYAPANYHIPTAVLSLTCFIILVTARVIKKKLMRRRRWPVFVPEILILIITTIILSHKFKFKKHYEISIVGDFDTDGLVNFYNPISKSNRELAPNLMNAGFIVAILGFFESTTAAKSLGSAYEFAISSNRELVALGSMNLCASVLGALPAFGGYGRSKINSFSGAQTVMSGVCMGVIVLLTVKFFLSQIRYIPVCILSVITTIVGISLLEEAPADLRFHFNSRGYDELLVFAVTVLTTFFYSLEMGVCIGCGYSVISIIKHSAKSRIQILARVESTGQFINSDEYLSSATHPDDLPNIEELEGCLVVKIPEPLTFTNMEDLKERLTRLERFGSAIVHPGAKGSRERESIKYLVFDLNGMTFMDSSAAQIMLEIVKSYNRRRVKVFLARVPLDEQVRSRLETSNILNYVERNHIKTPTPALDSPGGSNAIPSPYFATIQDSLQVMDERELSNESMNDQASFISTTLVNSNLV; encoded by the coding sequence ATGTCTTCTAGTCATTTATTGAGTAAAGGAGAGGCTTTCTCTCGTCCAAACTCTACCGGCAGCAACTACTCAGCAATTAATCCAAACTCTTTCGCCGATGGGACTCGAAGAGTTCTTGACAGGCAGGTGAACCATCAAAGAGTAGACTCTGTTCTTTCTAATGCGTCTAAGATGAACTCAAGGAGATTAGATCATGCCGTTATAGATAGTAAGCCATCCTTTAGAGATGTTTTACCATACTACCTTCCCTGCTTCTCGTGGATACCTGAGTATACTTGGTCGAAATTCATGGGTGATTTGGTTGCCGGGATCACTTTGGCCtcatttcaaattcctttGGCGTTATCGTATGCGACTTCATTGGCCCATGTAGAACCTCTATGTGGACTTTATTCGTTGGCTTTCACACCCTTCATATATGCAATATTTGGCTCAGTACCGCAAATGATCGTAGGTCCTGAGAGTGCAATCTCGTTAGTCGTTGGTCAAGCAGTGGAGAAATTGAGAGCTCATAATCACGAGATTAGCACAATGAGCATATCCGTCTTGGTCACTTTCATTAGCGGTATGTTTCTCTTTGTTTTTGGAATCTGTCGATTTGGATTCTTGGGAAATGTACTGAGCAGGGCTTTGCTGAGAGGCTTCATAAGCTCAGTGGGTGTTGTCATGATCGTGAACTCTTTGATATCAGAGCTGAAGTTACATAAGTTGCTTTTAGAGACAAAGGGTCACTTTCATACTCCCTTTCAGAAAATtagattcatcatcaaatatGCGCCTGCAAACTACCATATCCCAACAGCAGTTCTCAGTCTGACGTGTTTTATCATATTAGTTACTGCAAGGGTAATCAAAAAGAAGttaatgagaagaagaagatggcCTGTTTTCGTTCCTGAGATCTTGATATTGATTATAACGACAATAATATTGTCTCACAAGTTCAAATTTAAGAAACACTACGAAATAAGCATAGTTGGTGATTTTGATACAGACGGTTTGGTCAACTTTTACAATCCAATCTCCAAATCCAACCGTGAACTGGCACCGAACTTGATGAATGCAGGTTTCATTGTGGCTATCTTGGGGTTTTTTGAGTCGACAACAGCCGCTAAATCATTGGGAAGCGCTTACGAGTTCGCTATATCTTCAAATCGCGAGTTGGTTGCGCTAGGAAGCATGAATTTGTGCGCTTCTGTTTTGGGGGCACTACCTGCTTTTGGTGGGTACGGAAGATCTAaaatcaattccttttcaGGTGCTCAAACGGTAATGTCTGGAGTTTGCATGGGCGTAATTGTTCTATTGACAGTAAAATTTTTCCTGTCACAGATTCGCTACATTCCGGTCTGTATTCTTTCAGTGATTACCACTATTGTGGGTATCAGTCTCTTGGAAGAGGCACCAGCTGATTTGCGTTTTCACTTTAATTCTCGTGGTTATGACGAGCTTTTGGTCTTTGCCGTCACGGTTCTAACAACTTTCTTTTACTCGCTTGAAATGGGAGTGTGCATTGGGTGTGGTTACTCTGTGATAAGTATTATAAAACACTCCGCAAAGTCAAGAATCCAAATCCTTGCGAGGGTCGAAAGTACAGGTCAGTTTATTAACTCGGATGAGTACTTGTCAAGTGCGACTCATCCTGACGATCTCCCGAACATCGAAGAACTGGAGGGGTGCCTTGTTGTAAAAATTCCCGAACCTCTGACTTTCACAAATATGGAAGACCTAAAGGAGCGGTTGACCAGGTTAGAAAGGTTTGGGTCGGCTATTGTGCATCCTGGGGCAAAAGGATCACGAGAGAGGGAGAGCATCAAATATTTGGTTTTTGACCTTAATGGCATGACGTTCATGGATTCTTCAGCTGCACAGATTATGCTGGAGATTGTAAAATCGTACAACAGGCGTCGAGTAAAAGTTTTTTTGGCGAGAGTTCCTCTAGATGAGCAAGTAAGATCGCGACTAGAGACATCAAATATATTGAATTATGTGGAAAGAAATCATATAAAGACTCCAACACCTGCGCTGGACTCACCTGGGGGCAGCAACGCAATTCCATCCCCTTACTTTGCTACTATTCAGGACTCTTTACAGGTGATGGATGAAAGGGAGCTTTCCAATGAAAGTATGAATGATCAAGCGAGCTTCATTTCTACCACATTAGTCAACTCCAATCTCGTCTGA
- the AIM45 gene encoding Aim45p (similar to Saccharomyces cerevisiae YPR004C; ancestral locus Anc_8.100), producing MIRFAGKNLQNMKPWIRSSRLASTLAFIETTKEGAIVPSSLSALNAAQQLGNDITAILLGSQASAAANTLKSSIQCSKLNKVLVSGDAAYDHYLPEKVTPLIVNLLEGEDYSHFVVASSAVGKNLLPRVGALLDYQPVCDITKILDPKTFVRPIYAGNAIETVENTQAKTLLSVRASAFDAIIAGKSDKATIEDVGSEEHSGGDVKWENAKLVESERPDLSSASTIVAGGRALKDKATFDKILLPLADTLKAGIGATRAAVDSGFCDNSLQIGQTGKVVAPDLYIAVGISGAIQHLAGMKDSKKIVAINSDPDAPIFKVADYGLEGDIYEIVPELTEKLKQLQH from the coding sequence ATGATTAGATTTGCCGGTAAGAATTTACAGAATATGAAGCCCTGGATTCGTTCCAGTAGATTGGCGTCGACATTGGCCTTTATCGAGACCACGAAAGAAGGTGCTATCGTACCATCCTCATTGAGTGCATTGAACGCTGCTCAACAATTGGGTAATGACATAACAGCTATTTTACTAGGGTCTCAGGCGTCCGCTGCTGCCAATACGTTGAAGTCCTCAATCCAATGCTCAAAGCTGAACAAAGTGCTTGTCTCTGGGGACGCAGCATATGACCACTACTTGCCTGAGAAGGTTACACCACTGATAGTTAACTTATTGGAGGGTGAAGACTACTCCCATTTCGTGGTTGCCAGTTCTGCAGTTGGTAAGAACCTCTTACCTCGTGTAGGTGCATTGCTAGATTATCAACCAGTGTGTGACATTACCAAGATCTTGGATCCAAAAACTTTTGTCAGACCAATTTATGCTGGTAATGCGATTGAGACTGTCGAAAATACTCAAGCAAAGACTCTTCTGAGTGTTAGGGCTTCTGCCTTTGATGCTATCATAGCAGGTAAATCCGACAAGGCTACTATCGAAGATGTAGGTTCTGAAGAACACAGTGGTGGTGATGTCAAATGGGAAAATGCTAAACTAGTCGAGAGCGAAAGACCGGATCTATCCTCTGCGTCTACCATCGTTGCAGGTGGTCGCgctttgaaagataaaGCTACATTCGACAAAATACTTCTTCCACTTGCTGACACTCTTAAGGCAGGCATAGGTGCCACTAGAGCTGCTGTAGACAGTGGGTTCTGTGATAATTCCCTGCAAATTGGTCAAACTGGTAAAGTTGTCGCTCCAGACCTTTACATTGCCGTCGGTATCTCCGGTGCCATCCAGCATCTGGCCGGTATGAAAGACTCCAAGAAGATTGTTGCCATTAACAGTGATCCAGATGCTCCAATATTCAAGGTAGCCGATTACGGTTTAGAAGGTGATATCTACGAAATCGTACCAGAGCTGActgagaaattgaagcaacTACAGCATTAA
- the YFH7 gene encoding Yfh7p (similar to Saccharomyces cerevisiae YFR007W; ancestral locus Anc_8.101), with protein sequence MVNINDLADEAIQLLNDTSHANYRIAVMIVGPPGSGKSTVANKLCRELNGRFQQYLQETKLSGHSLNDSNEDIDLISNISDISPELIGKLQRDDGIFVESVEDVNFKPIKRVRSDGKVEILGRGGQSNAFTISKQPLSRRDNISIAQTIPMDGFHLSRRCLDYFEDPKKAHLRRGSPPTFDSNNFLQLCKVLAKTCTIKPPACESSGCFDFISKTFLSNMPTITIPGFDHKMKDPTPNQYSIDGYTRILIFEGLYLLYDNENWRSIHKTLLDTGALLVWNLYIEEGVIEERVAKRHLEAGLVATLEDGMQKFQLNDLVNARLIKEHLIKDKRIVNIRND encoded by the coding sequence ATGGTAAATATAAATGATCTTGCTGATGAGGCGATTCAGTTACTCAATGATACTAGCCATGCCAATTACCGAATAGCCGTTATGATAGTGGGTCCACCTGGGTCAGGAAAATCTACTGTGGCCAATAAGCTATGTAGGGAACTCAATGGCAGATTCCAACAGTATCTTCAGGAAACCAAGCTTTCAGGACATTCATTGAATGACTCCAATGAGGACATTGATTTAATTTCGAATATCAGTGATATTTCTCCAGAATTGATCGGGAAGCTACAGAGAGATGATGGGATCTTTGTAGAGTCAGTTGAAGACGTCAACTTTAAACCTATCAAAAGAGTGAGAAGCGATGGCAAGGTGGAGATTTTGGGTCGTGGTGGTCAATCGAACGCCTTTACGATATCTAAACAGCCCCTATCGAGGCGGGATAATATCTCAATTGCGCAGACAATACCGATGGATGGATTTCATCTCTCCAGAAGATGCCTAGACTATTTTGAAGATCCCAAGAAAGCCCATCTAAGAAGAGGATCTCCACCCACGTTCGACAGTAACAACTTCTTACAATTGTGCAAAGTCCTCGCGAAGACTTGCACAATCAAACCACCTGCTTGCGAATCTTCAGGCTGTTTCGATTTCATCTCGAAGACCTTTCTCTCGAATATGCCAACTATTACTATACCAGGATTTGATCATAAAATGAAGGATCCAACGCCCAATCAGTATTCGATCGATGGCTATACTAGGATCCTaatttttgaaggattatATCTGCTATATGATAATGAAAACTGGCGCAGTATACATAAAACGTTACTGGATACTGGTGCCCTACTGGTTTGGAACTTGTATATTGAGGAAGGGgtgattgaagaaagagtaGCCAAGAGACACCTAGAAGCGGGTCTCGTTGCcactttggaagatggAATGCAGAAGTTCCAGCTCAACGATTTGGTCAATGCTCGcctcatcaaagaacatttgatcaaagataAAAGGATCGTTAATATAAGGAATGATTGA
- the TDEL0C01310 gene encoding uncharacterized protein (similar to Saccharomyces cerevisiae HAL1 (YPR005C); ancestral locus Anc_8.102), with the protein MVVSVGSHINGYTVIETLYNHDHLDIFEVVDIQQKRHVLKMYKKEISPRADQIEEASINRFLWHGIRCAVHNDECIAKKDYFNLKGSDESSRAGPVRRQSGGIVRTPMPCEQSREEEDEEEEDEDDDEDEEEDEEEEDEDDDEDEEDEDEEDDEDEDEDEDAQDSEEGEESEDDEELSPVVHIVTPGDSDRPRPILLHGNGTHQRESSRVNIQSPVQKAFHLRHRDLPRTPMPGVLRTDDPSETQRSIDQEKCRFQLKMISSSMLKRRSAKSMAM; encoded by the coding sequence ATGGTGGTTTCAGTTGGGTCCCATATAAACGGATACACGGTAATCGAAACTCTTTATAATCATGACCACCTGGATATTTTTGAGGTAGTAGATATTCAACAGAAGAGACATGTTCTAAAGATgtacaagaaagagatttCTCCTCGAGCTGATCAGATAGAGGAAGCGTCAATTAATCGCTTTCTATGGCATGGTATAAGGTGTGCAGTTCACAATGATGAGTGcattgcaaagaaggactacttcaatttgaaaggcAGCGATGAATCCAGTAGGGCTGGTCCCGTCAGGAGACAAAGCGGCGGTATAGTAAGAACCCCCATGCCATGCGAACAAAGTcgtgaagaagaggatgaagaagaagaagatgaggatgatgatgaggatgaagaagaggatgaagaagaagaagatgaggatgatgatgaggatgaagaagatgaggatgaagaagatgatgaggatgaggatgaggatgaggatgcACAAGATagtgaagaaggtgaagaaagtgaagatgacgaagaacTCAGTCCTGTGGTGCACATAGTGACTCCAGGCGATAGTGATAGGCCAAGACCTATTTTACTGCATGGCAACGGCactcatcaaagagaatcGAGTCGGGTGAACATTCAGAGTCCGGTACAGAAGGCATTCCATTTAAGGCATAGAGATTTACCAAGAACTCCGATGCCAGGAGTGCTACGAACAGACGACCCCAGTGAGACTCAAAGATCCATCGACCAAGAAAAATGTAGATTTCAGCTGAAGATGATCTCCAGTTcgatgttgaaaagaagaagtgcCAAAAGTATGGCCATGTAA